Proteins from one Natrinema salinisoli genomic window:
- a CDS encoding heavy-metal-associated domain-containing protein, translating into MTRIEEYRVTDFDCPTCASNVERSLSKTDGVERVEVHYTTGRVEIEYDEGTVDPDVFERTISNQGYTPQAR; encoded by the coding sequence ATGACCCGAATCGAAGAATACCGCGTGACCGACTTCGACTGCCCGACGTGTGCGAGCAACGTCGAACGATCTCTTTCGAAAACGGACGGCGTCGAGCGCGTCGAGGTCCACTACACGACCGGACGCGTCGAAATCGAGTACGACGAGGGCACCGTCGATCCCGACGTCTTCGAACGAACGATCTCGAATCAGGGGTACACGCCCCAGGCACGGTGA
- a CDS encoding winged helix-turn-helix domain-containing protein: protein MPEFTSDVTIEDIAVRDTNVSSAVDEPVRAMILDMLAEESLSVTEIDDDLEGRGYDRTLNTVRHHVNELRDAGLVEVARLEEHNGGTTKYYRANTIVLSYALPDDARDDIAEMAHGLAPEVSALVADLEAEYGETIDRIADEMAPCAHCRSQKYETYLLLTVLRRAFVEGTVRNERDDPPTR, encoded by the coding sequence ATGCCCGAATTCACGTCTGACGTGACGATCGAAGACATCGCGGTCCGGGACACGAACGTCTCGAGCGCCGTCGACGAACCGGTCCGTGCGATGATCCTCGACATGCTCGCCGAAGAGTCCCTCTCCGTGACGGAGATCGACGATGACCTGGAAGGACGGGGCTACGACCGGACGCTCAATACGGTTCGCCACCACGTCAACGAACTCCGCGACGCGGGCCTCGTCGAGGTCGCCCGTCTCGAAGAGCACAACGGCGGGACGACCAAGTACTACCGTGCGAACACGATCGTTCTCTCGTACGCACTTCCCGACGACGCGCGGGACGATATCGCGGAAATGGCCCACGGGCTCGCACCCGAGGTGTCCGCTCTCGTGGCGGACCTCGAAGCGGAGTACGGGGAGACTATAGATCGGATCGCCGACGAGATGGCGCCCTGTGCGCACTGTCGAAGCCAGAAGTACGAAACGTACCTGCTGCTGACGGTTCTCCGTCGAGCGTTCGTCGAGGGAACCGTCCGGAACGAGAGGGACGACCCACCGACTCGGTGA
- a CDS encoding GNAT family N-acetyltransferase translates to MSVNIDSRVVAPGSDDFVDEAWQLKEEINRQEGVLKQRYDFFTDAYRRSKVHCYVQDGDLIGFAAVRRDGYILFLAVDPEFRGNDIGKRLVAHVADDHDTITCHARTSNENALQFYEHLGFEIKRRIDDYYEDGGDAYYLKLGADVGIADRISDLIRR, encoded by the coding sequence GTGAGCGTCAACATCGACAGTCGCGTCGTCGCGCCGGGGAGCGACGACTTCGTCGACGAGGCCTGGCAGCTGAAGGAGGAGATAAATCGACAGGAGGGTGTGCTCAAGCAGCGGTACGACTTCTTTACTGACGCCTATCGTCGGTCGAAAGTGCACTGTTACGTTCAGGACGGAGACCTCATCGGGTTCGCCGCGGTTCGACGCGACGGGTACATTCTCTTTCTGGCGGTCGATCCGGAGTTCCGCGGGAACGATATCGGCAAGCGCCTCGTCGCCCACGTCGCGGACGATCACGACACGATCACGTGCCACGCGCGGACGAGCAACGAGAACGCGCTCCAGTTCTACGAACACCTCGGCTTCGAGATCAAGCGCCGGATCGACGACTACTACGAGGACGGCGGCGACGCATACTACCTGAAACTCGGGGCAGACGTCGGCATCGCCGACCGGATTTCGGATCTGATTCGTCGGTAA
- a CDS encoding archease — protein sequence MGFELRDHTADVAVSATGNSLEATVAAVADGLGAASCDDIPAETGDRFSLTVTAENREALLFDYLDELIYLRDVRAELPVDHRVDSIETRGSEDDSTGSDGSTEWHLEASARGVPLAEIDAREVKAVTYSEMRLERTEEGEWEAYVVFDV from the coding sequence ATGGGGTTCGAACTACGCGATCACACCGCCGACGTGGCAGTGTCGGCGACCGGCAACTCGCTCGAGGCGACTGTCGCGGCGGTGGCCGACGGGCTCGGGGCCGCCTCGTGCGACGACATACCGGCCGAGACGGGCGACCGCTTTTCGCTCACCGTGACGGCCGAGAACCGGGAGGCGCTGTTGTTCGATTACCTCGACGAACTGATCTACCTGCGGGACGTTCGAGCGGAACTGCCCGTCGACCATCGGGTCGACTCGATCGAAACGCGCGGGTCGGAAGACGACTCGACCGGGTCCGACGGATCTACCGAGTGGCACCTCGAGGCGAGCGCTCGCGGCGTTCCCCTCGCCGAGATCGACGCCCGAGAGGTGAAGGCGGTGACGTACTCGGAGATGCGCCTCGAGCGAACTGAGGAGGGGGAATGGGAGGCGTACGTCGTCTTCGACGTATAG